In Janthinobacterium agaricidamnosum NBRC 102515 = DSM 9628, the DNA window AACTGGAATTTTCCGCCGGCTTTAGCGTGCTGACGGGCGAGACCGGCGCCGGCAAGTCGATCCTGATCGATGCGCTGACGCTGGCGCTGGGCGGGCGCGGCGACGCCAGCGTGGTGCGCGAAGGCGCGGCCCGGGCCGACATCACGGCCGACTTCGGCGTCAGCCCGGAAGCGCAAGCCTGGCTGGCGGCCCATGAATTCGCCAACGAGGAAGGCGGCGCGCTGCTGCGCCGCGTGATCGACAATGCGGGCCGCTCGAAGGCGTACATCAACGGCATCGCCGCCACCGCCGCGCAATTGCGCGAACTGGGCGACATGCTGGTCGATATCCACGGCCAGCACGCGCACCAGTCGCTGCTGAAGGCGGAGGCGCAGCGCGCCCTGCTGGACAACCAGGCCGGCAAGGACGGCACGGCGGCGACCGATGCGCGCAAGGTGGCGGCCTTGCATAAAAGCTGGCGCGCGCTGGTGCGCCAGCGCGAAGAATTCGAAACCAACGCCGCCAACGTGCTGTACGAGCGCGAACGGCTGGAATGGCAAGTGGGCGAGCTGGAAAAGCTGGCCGTCAAGCCGGGCGAATGGAGCGACATCACCAACGAGCACAGCCGCTTGTCGCATGCGGCCAGCCTGCTCGAAGGCGCACAGGAAACGCTGTCGGTCATTTCCGAAGCGGAAGATCATCCGATCTTGTCGCAACTGTCGCTGCTGAACCAGAAGCTGGGCAAGCTGGTGTCGGTCGACGCCGAGTTGCAGCCGATCGTCGACTTGATCGAATCGTCGCGCATCCAGTTGCAGGAATCGGTGTATGCGCTGAATAATTACCTGGACCGGGTCGAACTCGATCCGGACCGCTTGCGCCAGGTCGATGCGCGGATGGAGGCGCTGCACACGACGGCGCGCAAGTTCCGCGTGATGCCGGAAGAGTTGGCCGAAGAACATGCGAAGCTGTCGGAGAAGTTGCAGCAATTGGCCGACGCCAGCGATATCGAAGGCTTGCGCCGCCAGGAAGACAAGATCATGGCCGAGTACATGACGGCGGCTGGCCGCCTGTCGGTATTGCGCACGGCGGCGGCGCACATGCTCGGCGACGCGGTGACCCGCGCGATGCAGGATTTGAGCATGAGCGGCGGCTGTTTTGAAGTGGCGCTGAACCCGTGCGAACCGTCCGGCAGCGGGCTGGAGCAAGTCGAATTCCTGGTCGCCGGCCATGCCGGCACGGCCCCGCGGCCATTGGCCAAAGTGGCGTCCGGCGGCGAACTGGCGCGTATCGCGCTGGCCATCTCGGTGATCACGTCGAATGCGACCACCACGCCGACGCTGATTTTCGATGAGGTCGACAGCGGCATCGGCGGCGGCGTCGCGGAAGTGGTCGGGCGCTTGCTGAAACGGCTGGGCCAGGGACGGCAAGTGCTGTGCGTGACGCACTTGCCGCAAGTGGCCAGCCAGGCCAACCAGCATTTCCAGGTTGCCAAGAGCACGCTGGACAATGGCAAGACCACGTCGCGCATCGATATGCTCGACAGCAAGTCGCGGGTCGAGGAAGTGGCGCGCATGCTGGGCGGGCTGGAAATTACCGCGACCACGCGCAAGCACGCGCGCGAGTTGCTGGCGTCTTGAGCACCATGCCACCTTTGCTGCGGCCACTATATTGGTTCTGTTGATCCAATGTAACTATAATGCCCTCATCCAATACATCGAAGATCTTTCATGTCCTTTCAAAAAGAACCTCCTTTTACCCACGGCAGCACCAGCCGCAGCGCGGTGGTGCTGGTCAACCTGGGCACGCCCGATGCGCCGACGACGTCCGCCGTGCGGCGTTATCTGAAGCAATTCCTGTCCGACCCGCGGGTGGTGGAAATCCCGCGCCTGGTGTGGTGGTTCATCCTGCACCTGATTATCTTGCCGTTCCGCTCCAGCCAGTCGGCCAAGAAATATGCATCGATCTGGACCCGTGAGGGTTCGCCGCTGAAAGTACATACGGAGAAGCAAACCCAATTGCTGCGCGGCGCGCTGGCCGAACGCGGCCATGACGGCTTGAACGTCGACATGGCGATGCGCTACGGATCGCCATCGTTGCCGGACGTGCTGGACAAGCTGCAAGCCGACGGTTGCGAGCGCATCGTCATCTTGCCGGCTTATCCGCAATATTCGGGCACCACCACCGCGTCGATCTGCGATGCGGTGTTCAGCCATTTTTCCAAGGTGCGTAATATTCCGGAATTGCGTTTCGTAAAAAGTTACCATGACCACGACGCGTATATCGACGCCTTGCGCGACTCGGTATTGAATCACTGGGATGCGCATGGCCGGCCGGAAAAACTGGTCATCAGTTTCCATGGCGTGCCGAAACGCACTTTGTTGCTGGGCGATCCCTACCATTGCCAATGTCTCAAGACTGCGCGTTTGCTGGCGGAAAAATTGCGTCTGAGCAAAGATCAATACGTGGTGACCTTCCAGTCGCGTTTCGGCAAGGCCGAGTGGCTGCAGCCGTACACCGCGCCGACCTTGGTCGCGCTGGCGCGGCAGGGCGTGACGCGGGTCGATTTGCTGTGCCCCGGTTTTACCAGCGATTGCCTGGAAACGCTGGAAGAAATCGCGATGGAAGCGAAGCACGACTTCGAGACCGCCGGCGGCAAGGTATTCAATTACATCCCCTGCCTGAATGAAGCGCCGGCCTGGATCGCCGCTTTGGCAGAAATTGCCGAGCAGCACATGATCGGCTGGCCGACAATGAAAACGGCGGCCCAGCGTGAACTGGACAGCAGCCACGCGCTGCTCGGACGCGAGGCGGCGCTGGCGCTGGGTGCCGAAAAATAGTCTGGAGTGACGTCAGAAAGTCAGTCAAAAAGCCGCGTCCATGCGGCTTTTTATTTGCCGCAAGCCGCGCCAGTGGCGGGATCTGCGGCGACACTGTTAAAATAGCGGGTTGAATAAAGCCGCTGAAGGCAGTCGCACTGTTGTTAGTACAGAACAAATCCATGCCGTAATCAGCGCGGCATAGGCGGCAACGGCGGCGGCGATGATTGGCATTTTCATAAGAAACTCCGCAGTTTGTCTACATGTCTTGTCTCTCCATATTAGACCTTCCGCCACCAAAGAGAATCTACAAAGATGCTAAGTTTTGTAACGGCTGTTACATGGCGCCGCGCCCGTCTGGAAAAGCAGATGACGATACCTCTTGAAACAGTAGGATATAGCCCCATCTGGCAGCAGTGTTGTAAAGAAGTGAAGCCTAACTAATATTAAGTCATTGATTGTAGGAGCTTTTTAGATGCAAGATCAGGAAAACCAAGCTGTACCAAACGAGCAGGCGGACGCAGCAACGGCCGCTCCATCGACTCCCTCCGAGCCGACGCTGGAAGAGCAGCTGGCAAGTACCGAAGCGCGTCTTGCTGAAATGCACGATGCATTCATGCGCGCCAAGGCCGATGGCGAAAACATCCGCCGCCGTGCCCAGGAAGATGTTGCCAAGGCACATAAATTTGCCGTGGAAAGTTTTGCCGAAGCCATGGTGCCAGTCAAAGACAGCCTGGAGATGGCCTTGAGCATCGAAACGCCGTCGATCGAATCGCTGAAAGAGGGGGTCGAAATGACTCTGAAACAGTTGAGCTCGGCTTTCGAGCGCAACCGTCTGGTTGAAATCCAGCCGGCGCAAGGCGAAAAACTGGATCCGATGAAACACCAGGCGGTGGCTGTGGTGCCGGCGGAACAGGAAGCCAATACAGTCGTGTCGGTGCTGCAAAAGGGTTATATGATTGCGGACCGTTTACTGCGTCCGGCGATTGTTACCGCAGCGCAAGCTAAGTAATCGCAAAATAAATCAGCAGTGCGGTATCAGCAAGCACTTGAAAGCACGTCGTTTTTCCACATATAAGAACCATCTGAACTTTAGCGAATTAAGGAAGAAAAATCATGGGTAGAATTATCGGTATCGATCTGGGAACCACAAATTCCTGCGTTTCCATCATGGAAAATGGTCAGCCAAAGGTAATCGAAAACGCCGAAGGCGCACGTACGACGCCGTCGATCATCGCTTATCAAGAAGATGGTGAAATCCTGGTCGGCGCGCCGGCCAAACGCCAGGCAGTGACCAATCCGCAGAACACGCTGTTCGCCGTCAAACGTTTGATCGGCCGCAAGTTCGACGAAAAAGAAGTACAAAAAGACATCGCCCTGATGCCTTACAAAATCATGAAAGCCGACAACGGCGATGCATGGATCGGCGTGCGCGACAAAAAACTGGCGCCACCGCAGATCTCCGCCGAAGTCCTGCGCAAAATGAAAAAAACCGCTGAAGACTATCTCGGCGAAGAAGTCACCGAAGCCGTCATCACGGTACCGGCTTACTTCAACGACTCGCAGCGCCAGGCGACCAAGGATGCCGGCCGTATCGCCGGTCTGGACGTCAAGCGCATCATCAACGAACCAACCGCTGCCGCGCTGGCATTCGGCCTGGACAAGACCGAAAAAGGCGACCGCAAAATCGCCGTGTACGACTTGGGCGGCGGTACCTTCGACGTCTCGATCAT includes these proteins:
- the recN gene encoding DNA repair protein RecN → MLRTLSIRDFVIVDSIELEFSAGFSVLTGETGAGKSILIDALTLALGGRGDASVVREGAARADITADFGVSPEAQAWLAAHEFANEEGGALLRRVIDNAGRSKAYINGIAATAAQLRELGDMLVDIHGQHAHQSLLKAEAQRALLDNQAGKDGTAATDARKVAALHKSWRALVRQREEFETNAANVLYERERLEWQVGELEKLAVKPGEWSDITNEHSRLSHAASLLEGAQETLSVISEAEDHPILSQLSLLNQKLGKLVSVDAELQPIVDLIESSRIQLQESVYALNNYLDRVELDPDRLRQVDARMEALHTTARKFRVMPEELAEEHAKLSEKLQQLADASDIEGLRRQEDKIMAEYMTAAGRLSVLRTAAAHMLGDAVTRAMQDLSMSGGCFEVALNPCEPSGSGLEQVEFLVAGHAGTAPRPLAKVASGGELARIALAISVITSNATTTPTLIFDEVDSGIGGGVAEVVGRLLKRLGQGRQVLCVTHLPQVASQANQHFQVAKSTLDNGKTTSRIDMLDSKSRVEEVARMLGGLEITATTRKHARELLAS
- the hemH gene encoding ferrochelatase — protein: MSFQKEPPFTHGSTSRSAVVLVNLGTPDAPTTSAVRRYLKQFLSDPRVVEIPRLVWWFILHLIILPFRSSQSAKKYASIWTREGSPLKVHTEKQTQLLRGALAERGHDGLNVDMAMRYGSPSLPDVLDKLQADGCERIVILPAYPQYSGTTTASICDAVFSHFSKVRNIPELRFVKSYHDHDAYIDALRDSVLNHWDAHGRPEKLVISFHGVPKRTLLLGDPYHCQCLKTARLLAEKLRLSKDQYVVTFQSRFGKAEWLQPYTAPTLVALARQGVTRVDLLCPGFTSDCLETLEEIAMEAKHDFETAGGKVFNYIPCLNEAPAWIAALAEIAEQHMIGWPTMKTAAQRELDSSHALLGREAALALGAEK
- the grpE gene encoding nucleotide exchange factor GrpE — encoded protein: MQDQENQAVPNEQADAATAAPSTPSEPTLEEQLASTEARLAEMHDAFMRAKADGENIRRRAQEDVAKAHKFAVESFAEAMVPVKDSLEMALSIETPSIESLKEGVEMTLKQLSSAFERNRLVEIQPAQGEKLDPMKHQAVAVVPAEQEANTVVSVLQKGYMIADRLLRPAIVTAAQAK